The Nitrospiria bacterium genomic interval AGACTTCGCGACTTTCCAACAACGCGCAGGTGTGCCGGCTCCCGGCCGTGATCCCGGTGGCCTTGCCCAGCGGGACCGTCCCTCCGCCCGGGGCCGGAACGACCACCCGGACCGGCGTGAGCGAATCCTTCCCCCGGCCGTCTCCGAGCTGGCCTTCGAAGCCCTTGCCCCAGCATTCCACCGTTCCGTCCCGGAGCAGCGCGCAGGTATGCCGCCTCCCGGCCGCCACCGCCCGCGCCTTCCCGGAGATCGGAACGGGGCGGGGCGGGAAGGACTGCTGCTCCTGACTCCCGAGCCCGAGCTGACCGTAATGATTGTCCCCCCAGCAGAGGAGCCGCCCGTCCTCCTGCACGGCGCAGGAATGCTCGGCCCCCGCGGCCGTGGAGACCGCCCGGAGGATGTTCGGCACGACGACCGGAAGGGAAGGCTTTGGCAGGGACGGCCGTTGCACGCCGGTCTGGCCCGTCCGGTTGTCCCCCCAGCAGACGACCTCCCCGTCGATCAGGAGCGCGCAGGTATGGTTGCGGCCGGCCGCGATCTGGATCGCCGGGCCGACCGGCGTCAGCACCGGTTTTGAGGAGGAACGTTTCGTGAGATCGGCGAGCTGGGCCTGATCGTTCCTCCCCCAACATTTCACCTGGCCCGTCGTCAACGCCGCGCAGGTATGACCGTCCCCCGCCGCAAGGACCGCCACATTGGACAGAGCGGAAACCTCCACGGGAGTCTCCGAATCCGCCGTCGTCCCGTTTCCGAGCTGGCCGTAACGGTTGTTTCCCCAGCAAACCGCCTTCCGGTCCGACGTCACCTCGCAGACATGGTCATCCCCCGACGCGATCATCCGAGGGGTTGACGCCGGCTCCCCCGCTTCCGCCGGAACGCCATGGGTGATCAGAAAAAAAACCGTCAGGAAAATAGTGCGACGCATCATTCAACTCCTCCCAATACTCCATCTCTTCCGCCGGCGCGGGGCCGGAAATCCCCCGCCCTCACCGCCCGAACGGATTCTCCGTAACGGGTTTGCCGCACGGGGGGCGGAAGGATGAGATATTCATCGAACCGCTGTTGAGGACAAAGGCTTCGTCGCCGCCGGGCGAGAAGACGATCCGGACCGGGTCCAGCCCCTCCGGCGCCAGGGAAAGCTCGCATTTCACGGCCATCTTTTCAACGGAGATCACGGTCAGGGAGCTGTTCGCGCAGCAGTGCGCCACGTAGACATACTTCCCATCCGGCCCAGCCGCCACGGCCGATCCGCCGGCCCCCTTGACCTGGATGCGCCGGACGACATGAAAAGGGACCGCCGTCAGGTCGATCACCTCGACGGCGGCTTCGGTGTCATGAGAGACGTAGGCCTGCGATCCGTCCGGGGTCACGGCCACGCCGACCGGGTTGCGCCCGACATCGACCGCGCGAACCTCGCCCGTGGCTTCGTCGACCGCCAGCAACTGGTTCGAATCCCGGCTCGTGACCAGAAGGGCCCCTCGGGGCGCAATCGCGATATCGCCCGGGTAGCCGGGCAGCGGGATCACGCGTTGTTTTTTCTCCCTGAGGTCGAAGATCGTCAGCGCCTTCGCCTGGTAATGCGGAATGTAGAGCGTCTGTCCGTCACTCGCCACCGTGACGTTCCCGGGTCCCTTCTCCCTCAAGGGGATCCGCCCCACCACCCGATAATCGGTCGTGTCGATCACGGCGAGGTCATTGCCGTCGTGGCGGATCCAGTAGACGTAGCGTCCGCCGTATCCCGATGGTCCGGCGGGTGCTTCCCGGGTCCCTTCTCCGGGAGGCGGCCCCGATCCGAGATCGATCCGCCGGATGACGCGGCGGGTTTCGAAATCGAACACGGCGATGGAATCGGTGTGGGGAACCTCGAATAAGATCATGGATTGGGGCCGCGGGGACGACGCGCTTTCCGCGCCGGAGGGATCGGGGGAAGCCGCCGATGATAAAACGGCCAGGGCAGCGCCCGCCGAAAGTCCGATTGTCCAAAAGCACGCCATTTTATCTTACGCTCCTCCGCGCGAGGGCGGACATGAAGTCAGGATCTGCTTCCCTTACTTCGGATTACGGGTGCCTTTGCAACTTGGGAAATTCATGCAGGACCAGAATTCGCCGAATTTTCCGGTTTTGAGCCGCATGGGACCCTTGCAAAGCGGGCACGCGGGCGCGCCCGGCATCGCCCCGGCGGCC includes:
- a CDS encoding YncE family protein; this encodes MACFWTIGLSAGAALAVLSSAASPDPSGAESASSPRPQSMILFEVPHTDSIAVFDFETRRVIRRIDLGSGPPPGEGTREAPAGPSGYGGRYVYWIRHDGNDLAVIDTTDYRVVGRIPLREKGPGNVTVASDGQTLYIPHYQAKALTIFDLREKKQRVIPLPGYPGDIAIAPRGALLVTSRDSNQLLAVDEATGEVRAVDVGRNPVGVAVTPDGSQAYVSHDTEAAVEVIDLTAVPFHVVRRIQVKGAGGSAVAAGPDGKYVYVAHCCANSSLTVISVEKMAVKCELSLAPEGLDPVRIVFSPGGDEAFVLNSGSMNISSFRPPCGKPVTENPFGR